Proteins encoded by one window of Bradyrhizobium sp. B097:
- the bluB gene encoding 5,6-dimethylbenzimidazole synthase codes for MVSFDDAFRRQLHELFVWRRDVRRFRTDPLPDGTIERLIEIACLSPSVGLSQPWRFVIVDDAARRRAVIEDFKSCNADALRSYSGERAAKYAALKLSGLEEAPGHLAVFAEKTDQIGSGLGRATMPETTEYSVVAAICAMWLAARAEGIGLGWVSIFNPGRVHEILEIPDTWKFIGYLCIGYPQAECDRPELEQAKWESRRGPDEFTIRR; via the coding sequence ATGGTCTCGTTCGACGATGCGTTTCGCCGGCAACTGCACGAACTTTTCGTGTGGCGGCGCGACGTGCGCCGCTTCCGCACCGATCCGCTGCCTGATGGTACGATCGAGCGGCTGATCGAGATCGCCTGCCTGTCGCCTTCGGTCGGGTTGAGCCAGCCCTGGCGGTTCGTCATTGTCGACGATGCGGCACGGCGCCGCGCTGTCATCGAGGACTTCAAGAGCTGCAACGCCGACGCGCTGCGATCCTATTCCGGCGAGCGTGCAGCAAAATATGCCGCATTGAAGCTATCGGGCCTCGAGGAGGCGCCCGGCCATCTGGCCGTGTTTGCCGAAAAGACCGACCAGATCGGCTCCGGCCTGGGGCGCGCCACAATGCCGGAGACAACAGAATACTCGGTGGTGGCCGCGATCTGCGCGATGTGGCTTGCTGCGCGCGCGGAAGGCATCGGGCTCGGCTGGGTCTCGATCTTCAATCCAGGCCGCGTTCACGAGATTCTGGAAATACCCGATACGTGGAAATTCATCGGCTACCTCTGTATCGGTTACCCCCAGGCGGAATGCGACCGTCCTGAGCTCGAGCAGGCCAAGTGGGAATCGCGGCGAGGTCCCGATGAATTCACCATCCGGCGCTGA
- a CDS encoding DUF1636 domain-containing protein has product MSVTLHVCITCRAGQTLAEGEVAPGARLHAALVEVGVPDDVNLVPVECLSACSQGCSVALSAPGRWSYVYGRLSADHAKDVIAGASAYAAAPDGIVPWRSRPEIFRKQSLARIPPLAVVPEAAE; this is encoded by the coding sequence ATGAGCGTTACACTTCATGTCTGTATCACCTGTCGCGCCGGCCAGACGCTGGCCGAAGGTGAGGTCGCGCCCGGTGCGCGCCTGCATGCCGCGCTTGTTGAGGTCGGCGTGCCCGATGACGTCAATCTGGTTCCGGTCGAATGCCTGTCGGCTTGCAGCCAGGGCTGCTCGGTTGCGCTCAGCGCGCCGGGGCGGTGGTCCTATGTCTACGGCCGCCTGTCCGCTGATCATGCCAAGGATGTGATCGCCGGCGCCTCTGCCTATGCGGCGGCGCCTGACGGCATCGTGCCGTGGCGCAGCCGTCCCGAAATCTTTCGCAAGCAATCGCTTGCCCGCATTCCACCCCTCGCCGTCGTGCCGGAGGCCGCAGAATGA
- the cobO gene encoding cob(I)yrinic acid a,c-diamide adenosyltransferase, whose protein sequence is MISDGNDAEDRAVGTDPSLDARHAAKMAKKKVARDKIMATKSGEKGLIIVHTGAGKGKSSSAFGMIVRCVAHGFPCAVVQFIKGAWDTGERRLLTGHFGDLCQFHAMGEGFTWETQDRARDVAAAQAGWEKAKQLIADPSLRMVVLDEINIALRYDYLAIADVVDFLTNSKPPMTHVVLTGRNAKDELIEIADLVTEMTLVKHPFRSGIKAQPGVEF, encoded by the coding sequence ATGATTTCTGATGGAAACGACGCTGAAGATCGCGCCGTCGGCACCGACCCTTCGCTGGATGCGCGGCATGCCGCCAAAATGGCGAAAAAGAAGGTCGCCCGCGACAAGATCATGGCGACCAAAAGCGGTGAAAAGGGCCTGATCATCGTTCATACCGGCGCCGGCAAAGGAAAATCCTCCTCCGCCTTCGGCATGATCGTGCGCTGCGTGGCGCATGGCTTTCCCTGCGCCGTGGTGCAATTCATCAAAGGCGCCTGGGATACCGGCGAGCGCCGCCTGCTGACCGGGCATTTCGGCGATCTCTGTCAATTCCACGCGATGGGCGAAGGTTTTACCTGGGAGACGCAGGATCGCGCCCGCGACGTCGCGGCAGCGCAAGCCGGTTGGGAAAAGGCCAAGCAGCTGATCGCGGATCCGAGCTTGCGGATGGTCGTGCTCGACGAGATCAACATCGCGCTGCGCTACGATTATCTGGCGATCGCCGATGTCGTCGACTTCCTGACCAATTCGAAGCCGCCGATGACGCATGTCGTGCTCACCGGGCGCAATGCCAAGGACGAATTGATCGAGATCGCCGATCTCGTCACCGAGATGACGCTGGTGAAGCACCCCTTCCGCTCCGGCATCAAGGCGCAGCCGGGCGTCGAGTTCTGA
- the cobN gene encoding cobaltochelatase subunit CobN: MHVIFRESRGLEETATPRDLGQDPADLVVLSFSDSDLAAFAAGWRRGRAALPSLRLANLAALRHPLSVDTYIERTLSHARGILVRLIGGEPYWSYGLAAVHRLAKERGIALVVLPADGRDDLRLDEFSTLPVSTLRRLKVLCDKGGPVAAQAVIAQLALASGLYAGPVVGEIDLPEIGVYDSRRGAVAALPASDGRPLVLVTFYRSYLAAGDAAPVDALIEALREKGFDAHGVFVTSLKAAGVADWLRAQFAQCPPAAIVNATAFSAAGDDGTTPFDAASCPVFQVALSTARREDWALSLRGLSPGDLAMHVVLPEVDGRLFTGVVSFKSPGERDPDLQFAHLAHRPDAERVAAVAARVAAWHRLAGKPARDKQLAVVLSNYPGRPHQIAHAVGLDALASVEVLLADLVAAGFDLEPVESLGGVLLHRKLTWDVAEYRATISNLPQQLQDDLARAWGAPQADPDCRDGAFHFAAIRSGKSIIAVQPERGDVGQRDTDYHDLSRTPRHAYVAFYLWLRQHGIDAVVHMGAHGTLEWLPGKSVALSSACWPEALIGDLPVVYPFIVNDPGEAAQAKRRIGAVTIGHLPPPLAQAAVPEGLRRLERLLDEYSTADGLDPARRQRLIAAIREEARIAGLEDDLGLAASVSAAEAIPQIDRFVCDLKESQFGDGLHVFGQGACGDAERAALRDALAGRHIAPGPSGSPYRGRSDVLPTGRNLFAVDPRAVPTPSAHAQGVKLAEELLRRHLQDHGDWPTGLVVDLWGSSTMRTSGEDFAMALHLAGIAPRWDHGSGRVSGYDIIAPAELGRPRIDVTLRVSGLFRDVFSGLAQLFEAATEALSERSEESDENPYRQRVSRVFGPRPGHYGAGIASVPDAFTEEARDAAGEAWLSASSWAIASDGEIRPDRAGIEARLAAADSFVHTQDLPETDLLLAADYAAHEAGIAAAARRLGAKVPSLYHLDTTRPDQPHARSLTEEISRVVRARAANPAWIAGMMRHGFRGAAEISATLEHMATFAHLAGAVPPHLFDLYYDATLGNDDVRAFMARENPAALAAIETCFTRLHDASLWQTRRNSIAAALQEAS, from the coding sequence ATGCACGTCATCTTCCGCGAGAGCCGCGGCCTTGAGGAGACCGCGACACCAAGGGACCTCGGCCAGGATCCGGCCGATCTCGTGGTGTTGTCGTTTTCCGACAGCGATCTCGCTGCCTTCGCGGCCGGCTGGCGGCGGGGCCGCGCCGCGCTGCCGTCGCTGCGGCTCGCCAATCTCGCGGCGCTGCGCCATCCGCTTTCGGTCGATACCTATATCGAGCGGACACTGTCGCATGCGCGCGGCATCCTGGTTCGGCTGATCGGCGGCGAACCCTATTGGTCTTACGGGCTGGCCGCGGTGCATCGTCTGGCGAAGGAGCGCGGCATCGCCCTGGTGGTGCTGCCGGCGGATGGCCGCGACGATTTGCGGCTGGATGAATTCTCGACCTTGCCGGTCTCGACGCTGCGCCGCCTGAAGGTGCTGTGCGACAAGGGCGGCCCCGTTGCCGCACAGGCCGTGATCGCGCAACTGGCGCTGGCGTCCGGCCTTTATGCCGGGCCGGTTGTCGGTGAGATCGATCTTCCCGAGATCGGCGTCTACGATTCCCGGCGCGGTGCCGTCGCGGCGCTGCCGGCATCGGATGGCCGGCCGCTTGTGCTGGTGACCTTTTATCGCTCCTATCTGGCGGCGGGCGACGCGGCTCCGGTCGATGCGCTGATCGAGGCTTTGCGCGAAAAGGGATTCGACGCCCACGGTGTCTTCGTCACCTCGTTGAAGGCGGCGGGCGTGGCCGACTGGCTACGCGCTCAGTTCGCGCAATGCCCGCCGGCCGCCATCGTCAATGCAACCGCATTCTCCGCGGCCGGTGACGACGGCACGACGCCGTTCGATGCCGCATCATGTCCGGTGTTCCAGGTCGCTCTGTCGACGGCGCGGCGCGAGGATTGGGCCTTGTCGCTGCGCGGCCTGTCGCCCGGCGATCTCGCGATGCATGTGGTGCTGCCGGAGGTCGACGGCCGCCTGTTCACGGGTGTCGTCAGCTTCAAATCGCCCGGCGAGCGCGATCCGGATCTGCAGTTCGCGCATCTTGCGCATCGGCCGGATGCCGAGCGCGTCGCCGCGGTCGCCGCGCGTGTGGCAGCCTGGCATCGGCTTGCCGGCAAACCCGCCCGGGACAAGCAGCTCGCCGTCGTGCTCTCGAACTATCCAGGCCGCCCGCATCAGATCGCGCATGCCGTTGGTCTCGATGCACTTGCCTCGGTGGAGGTGTTGCTCGCCGACCTCGTGGCTGCGGGCTTTGATCTGGAGCCGGTGGAGTCGCTGGGCGGCGTGCTGCTGCACCGGAAGCTGACATGGGACGTGGCCGAATATCGCGCGACGATCTCGAACCTCCCGCAGCAGCTCCAGGACGATCTTGCGCGCGCATGGGGCGCGCCGCAGGCTGATCCCGATTGCCGTGACGGTGCGTTTCATTTCGCGGCGATCCGGAGCGGCAAGTCGATCATCGCGGTTCAGCCGGAGCGCGGTGACGTCGGTCAGCGCGATACGGACTATCACGACCTCTCGCGAACGCCGCGCCATGCCTATGTCGCTTTCTATCTGTGGCTCAGGCAGCACGGCATCGATGCCGTCGTCCATATGGGCGCGCATGGCACGCTGGAGTGGCTGCCCGGCAAGTCGGTTGCGCTGTCATCCGCATGCTGGCCGGAAGCGCTAATCGGCGATCTGCCCGTCGTCTATCCCTTCATCGTCAACGACCCCGGCGAGGCCGCGCAGGCCAAGCGCCGGATCGGTGCCGTGACGATCGGCCATCTGCCGCCGCCGCTGGCGCAGGCGGCGGTGCCGGAGGGCTTGCGCAGGCTCGAGCGTTTGCTCGATGAATATTCGACTGCGGACGGCCTCGATCCGGCGCGGCGGCAGCGCCTGATTGCCGCGATACGCGAAGAAGCGCGCATCGCCGGGCTGGAGGACGATCTCGGTCTCGCGGCGTCAGTCTCCGCGGCCGAAGCCATTCCCCAGATCGATCGTTTCGTCTGCGATCTCAAGGAAAGCCAGTTCGGCGACGGCCTGCATGTGTTCGGGCAGGGCGCTTGCGGCGATGCAGAGCGGGCAGCGTTGCGCGATGCGCTTGCCGGTCGGCACATTGCGCCGGGGCCGTCGGGCTCGCCCTATCGCGGGCGCAGCGACGTGCTGCCGACCGGACGCAATCTGTTTGCGGTCGATCCGCGCGCGGTGCCGACGCCGTCGGCGCATGCGCAGGGCGTGAAGCTCGCCGAGGAGCTGCTGCGCCGTCATTTGCAGGATCACGGTGACTGGCCGACAGGGCTGGTCGTCGACCTCTGGGGATCGTCGACGATGCGCACCTCCGGCGAGGATTTTGCGATGGCGTTGCACCTCGCCGGGATCGCGCCGCGCTGGGATCATGGATCGGGCCGGGTGTCGGGCTACGACATCATCGCGCCGGCAGAGCTTGGCCGTCCGCGAATCGACGTGACGCTGCGCGTGTCGGGGCTGTTCCGCGACGTCTTCTCGGGACTTGCGCAGTTGTTCGAAGCTGCGACCGAGGCGTTGTCCGAACGCAGCGAGGAGAGCGACGAGAATCCTTACCGGCAGCGCGTCTCGCGCGTGTTCGGGCCTCGCCCCGGACATTATGGCGCCGGCATCGCGTCCGTCCCGGACGCCTTCACGGAGGAGGCGCGCGACGCGGCCGGCGAAGCCTGGCTGTCGGCATCGTCCTGGGCCATTGCATCTGATGGCGAGATCAGGCCTGACCGCGCCGGCATCGAGGCACGGCTCGCTGCTGCCGATAGCTTCGTCCACACCCAGGATTTGCCGGAGACCGATCTGCTGCTGGCGGCGGACTATGCCGCGCATGAGGCCGGTATCGCCGCGGCGGCCCGGCGGCTCGGCGCAAAAGTCCCGTCGCTCTATCACCTCGATACGACGCGGCCGGATCAGCCGCATGCGCGGTCGCTGACCGAGGAAATCTCGCGGGTGGTGCGGGCGCGCGCCGCCAATCCCGCGTGGATCGCCGGCATGATGCGCCACGGCTTCCGTGGCGCCGCCGAGATATCGGCGACGCTGGAGCACATGGCGACGTTCGCGCATCTCGCCGGTGCTGTGCCGCCGCACCTGTTCGACCTCTATTACGACGCGACGCTCGGCAATGACGACGTCCGCGCCTTCATGGCGCGCGAGAATCCGGCGGCGCTGGCCGCGATCGAAACCTGCTTCACCCGGCTGCATGACGCGTCGCTCTGGCAGACGCGGCGCAATTCGATTGCGGCAGCGCTGCAGGAGGCCTCATGA
- the cobU gene encoding bifunctional adenosylcobinamide kinase/adenosylcobinamide-phosphate guanylyltransferase, with protein sequence MAVVLITGGARSGKSRRAELRARSFPGQPVYIATAEALDAEMDARIATHRARRGNDWIEREVPLDLVEALAKTDGGGARLVDCLTLWLSNLLHAERDWSQEVARLADALSRQRSPVIMVTNEVGLGIVPDNALARTFRDAAGLMNQSIAGAADEVEFVVAGLPMKLK encoded by the coding sequence ATGGCCGTCGTTCTGATCACGGGTGGAGCCCGGTCCGGGAAAAGCCGCCGCGCCGAATTGCGCGCGCGCAGCTTTCCAGGTCAGCCGGTCTATATCGCCACCGCCGAGGCGCTCGACGCGGAAATGGACGCGCGGATCGCCACCCATCGCGCGCGGCGCGGCAATGACTGGATCGAACGCGAGGTGCCGCTCGATCTCGTGGAGGCACTGGCCAAGACCGATGGCGGCGGCGCAAGGCTGGTCGATTGCCTGACGCTTTGGCTGTCCAACCTGCTGCATGCGGAGCGCGACTGGTCGCAGGAGGTCGCGCGGCTGGCGGACGCGTTGTCGCGCCAACGCAGCCCGGTCATCATGGTTACCAACGAAGTTGGCCTCGGCATCGTGCCTGACAACGCACTGGCGCGGACGTTCCGCGACGCCGCAGGTCTCATGAACCAGAGCATTGCCGGCGCGGCGGACGAGGTCGAGTTCGTCGTTGCGGGGCTGCCGATGAAGCTGAAATGA
- a CDS encoding CbtB-domain containing protein, which yields MQSQVTHLPVATGRVGRLAQSLMAMSLGLFIVGVVGFSHIDVIHNAAHDVRHSNAFPCH from the coding sequence ATGCAATCCCAGGTCACGCATCTGCCGGTCGCGACCGGACGGGTCGGACGGCTTGCCCAGTCCCTGATGGCGATGTCGCTTGGTCTGTTCATCGTCGGGGTGGTCGGCTTCTCGCACATCGACGTGATCCATAACGCCGCGCACGATGTGCGCCATTCCAACGCATTCCCCTGTCACTGA
- the cbiB gene encoding adenosylcobinamide-phosphate synthase CbiB codes for MAVAMAVDALIGWPSVLFARIGHPVTWLGRLIKLLDTKWNRAADPPAFRRMAGVAAAIFVIALAAALGWAVQSVLASGWLRIVVVGVLAWPLVALRSLHDHVAAVANPLAAGDIAAARSAVAQIVGRDPATLDDTGIARATIESLAENASDGIVAPVFWGALFGLPGILGYKAINTLDSMIGHRTERHEAFGWAAAQIDDLANLIPARLTGLLFVLLAPRPSQAWSCMLRDAHRHRSPNAGWPEAAMAGALDVRLSGPRIYHGSIADEPWLNEGARDPAAADVLAGLKLYRYAMMLLVAAFVALALA; via the coding sequence ATGGCGGTGGCGATGGCTGTGGATGCCCTGATCGGCTGGCCGTCGGTGCTGTTTGCCCGCATCGGCCATCCCGTGACCTGGCTTGGCCGGCTGATCAAGCTTCTCGATACCAAATGGAACCGGGCCGCCGATCCACCGGCGTTTCGGCGCATGGCCGGTGTTGCGGCCGCGATCTTCGTGATCGCGCTGGCGGCGGCGCTTGGCTGGGCCGTTCAGTCCGTGCTCGCATCCGGGTGGCTACGCATTGTCGTTGTGGGCGTGTTGGCGTGGCCGCTGGTTGCGCTGCGCTCGCTGCACGACCATGTGGCTGCGGTGGCCAATCCGCTTGCCGCCGGCGACATCGCGGCGGCGCGTTCGGCGGTCGCGCAGATTGTCGGACGTGATCCCGCAACGCTCGACGACACCGGCATCGCACGCGCGACCATCGAGAGCCTCGCCGAGAATGCCTCCGACGGCATCGTGGCGCCGGTGTTCTGGGGCGCGCTGTTCGGCCTGCCGGGAATCCTCGGCTACAAGGCGATCAACACGCTGGACTCCATGATCGGCCATCGTACCGAGCGGCACGAGGCGTTCGGCTGGGCTGCCGCCCAGATCGACGATCTCGCCAACCTCATTCCGGCGCGGCTGACCGGCCTGCTGTTCGTGTTGCTTGCCCCGCGGCCTTCGCAGGCGTGGTCGTGCATGTTGCGCGATGCGCACCGCCATCGCTCGCCGAATGCCGGCTGGCCGGAAGCCGCGATGGCCGGCGCGCTCGATGTGCGGCTCAGCGGGCCTCGCATCTATCACGGCAGCATCGCGGATGAGCCCTGGCTGAACGAGGGCGCGCGCGATCCGGCTGCCGCTGATGTCCTCGCCGGGTTGAAGCTCTATCGTTACGCCATGATGCTGTTGGTCGCGGCGTTCGTCGCCCTGGCGCTGGCGTGA
- the cobD gene encoding threonine-phosphate decarboxylase CobD: MREHGGNLDVAQQRFGGATEDWIDLSTGINRVPYPDVDVELRQWNALPSRSEIESLHHAARQAYRTDAPIVAMSGAQAAIQLLPHLAPRGRARILAPTYNEYAGMLSAAGWDVDEVSDLAALAGADTAIVVNPNNPDGRCHDRDELLALLPHVGRLVIDESFVDAVPDLSLAGEAGQSGLLILRSFGKFYGLAGLRLGFAIGSELDIAALAAMAGPWPVSGAAIAIGRRALLDHDWTTATIARLADDCVRLDAAARSQGWTLLGGTPLFRLYDVGDALAAQERLARALIWSRVFQQKPGWLRLGLPGSEAEWSRLAAALSR, encoded by the coding sequence ATGCGTGAGCACGGCGGAAATCTCGATGTCGCCCAGCAGCGCTTCGGCGGCGCTACGGAAGACTGGATCGATCTGTCGACGGGGATCAATCGGGTGCCTTATCCTGACGTCGATGTCGAGCTGCGGCAATGGAACGCGCTGCCGTCGCGATCCGAGATTGAATCCCTCCATCACGCCGCGCGGCAGGCCTACCGCACCGACGCGCCGATCGTGGCGATGAGCGGTGCGCAGGCCGCCATTCAGTTGCTGCCGCATCTGGCGCCGCGCGGGCGGGCACGGATCCTTGCGCCGACCTACAACGAGTACGCCGGGATGTTGTCGGCCGCCGGTTGGGACGTCGATGAGGTGTCCGATCTCGCAGCGCTTGCGGGAGCGGACACTGCCATCGTCGTCAATCCGAACAATCCGGATGGCAGGTGCCATGATCGGGACGAACTGCTCGCGCTGCTGCCGCACGTTGGCCGGCTCGTGATTGACGAGAGTTTTGTGGACGCTGTACCCGACCTGTCGCTTGCAGGAGAGGCCGGACAATCCGGGCTCCTGATCCTGCGCTCATTCGGCAAGTTTTACGGACTTGCGGGCTTGCGGCTCGGCTTCGCTATCGGCAGCGAGCTGGATATCGCCGCGCTTGCGGCGATGGCGGGACCATGGCCGGTTTCGGGGGCCGCGATCGCAATCGGGCGGCGCGCCTTGCTCGATCACGACTGGACAACGGCGACGATCGCACGGCTGGCGGATGACTGTGTCAGGCTCGATGCGGCGGCGCGATCGCAGGGCTGGACGCTGCTCGGCGGCACGCCGCTGTTTCGTCTCTACGACGTTGGCGATGCGCTCGCCGCGCAGGAGAGGCTTGCTCGAGCGCTGATCTGGTCGCGCGTCTTCCAGCAAAAGCCCGGATGGTTGCGTCTCGGTCTGCCGGGCAGCGAGGCCGAATGGTCCCGTCTTGCCGCCGCGTTGTCGCGCTGA
- a CDS encoding cobyric acid synthase — translation MARALMIQGAGSDVGKSLIVAGLARAARRRGLRVLPFKPQNMSNNAAVTVDGGEIGRAQALQALAAGVEPHTDMNPVLLKPETDVGAQIIVHGKRIATARAREYAAMKPSLMGAVMASFGRLKQRGDLVLVEGAGSPAEVNLRKSDIANMGFARRADVPVVLVGDIDRGGVIAQLVGIQAVIDPDDAAMIQGFVINKFRGDPTLFDDGYRLIEARTGWRGFGVLPWFARAGELPAEDALGLGDARKPGQCKIAFLALSRIANFDDLDPLKLEPGVDLVMVRPGEAIPGDAKLVILPGSKSTRGDLAFLRAQGWDIDLLAHHRRGGHILGLCGGYQMLGQSVADPEGIEGLAGETRGLGLLDVTTTMTEQKTLTRVSAMHAATRQPISAYEIHIGRTDGPDRARPFSMLDGSPEGAMSRDGRVHGSYLHGLFTSDEFRKAFLAQLDIPAADQPYGARVESALDALAEHIETHLDVEGLLALAR, via the coding sequence ATGGCGCGCGCGTTGATGATCCAGGGGGCCGGCTCGGACGTGGGCAAGTCGCTCATCGTCGCCGGCCTCGCGCGTGCCGCGCGACGACGCGGCCTGCGCGTGCTGCCGTTCAAGCCCCAGAACATGTCGAACAATGCCGCCGTGACCGTCGACGGCGGCGAGATCGGCCGCGCGCAGGCCTTGCAGGCGCTCGCCGCCGGCGTCGAGCCGCACACCGACATGAACCCGGTGCTGCTGAAGCCGGAAACCGATGTTGGTGCCCAGATCATCGTGCACGGCAAGCGGATCGCGACCGCCCGCGCGCGCGAATATGCCGCCATGAAGCCGTCGCTGATGGGCGCGGTGATGGCGAGCTTTGGGCGCCTGAAGCAGCGCGGCGACCTGGTGCTGGTCGAAGGCGCCGGCAGCCCCGCCGAGGTCAATCTGCGCAAGTCCGACATCGCCAATATGGGCTTTGCGCGCAGGGCCGACGTGCCCGTGGTCTTGGTCGGCGACATCGACCGCGGCGGCGTGATCGCGCAGCTCGTCGGCATCCAGGCGGTGATCGACCCCGATGATGCCGCGATGATCCAGGGCTTTGTCATCAACAAATTCCGCGGCGATCCGACGTTGTTCGACGACGGCTACCGCCTGATCGAAGCCCGAACCGGGTGGCGCGGCTTCGGTGTGCTGCCCTGGTTCGCTCGCGCCGGTGAGCTACCTGCCGAAGACGCGCTCGGGCTTGGCGACGCGCGCAAGCCCGGCCAGTGCAAGATCGCGTTTCTGGCGCTGTCGCGGATCGCCAATTTCGACGATCTCGATCCGCTGAAGCTCGAACCCGGCGTCGATCTCGTGATGGTGCGGCCGGGCGAAGCCATTCCGGGCGACGCGAAGCTCGTCATCCTGCCCGGCTCGAAATCCACCCGCGGCGATCTCGCCTTCCTGCGCGCGCAAGGCTGGGACATCGACCTGCTGGCGCATCATCGCCGCGGCGGCCACATCCTCGGGCTGTGCGGCGGATACCAGATGCTTGGGCAAAGCGTCGCCGATCCTGAGGGGATCGAGGGGCTCGCCGGCGAAACGCGCGGCCTCGGGCTACTCGATGTCACCACAACCATGACCGAACAGAAGACGCTGACCCGCGTCAGCGCGATGCATGCTGCGACCCGTCAACCGATCAGCGCCTACGAGATCCACATCGGGCGCACCGATGGCCCGGATCGCGCGCGGCCTTTTTCAATGCTTGACGGCTCGCCGGAAGGCGCCATGTCGCGTGACGGGCGCGTTCACGGCAGCTATCTGCACGGCCTGTTCACCTCGGACGAATTTCGCAAGGCGTTTCTTGCACAGCTCGATATCCCTGCGGCGGATCAGCCGTACGGCGCCAGGGTCGAGAGCGCGCTCGACGCGCTTGCCGAGCACATCGAGACCCATCTTGATGTGGAAGGCCTGCTCGCGCTGGCGCGCTAA
- the cobW gene encoding cobalamin biosynthesis protein CobW, whose translation MTTLAKVPVTVVTGFLGSGKTTLIQHLIRNANGKKLAVLVNEFGSEGVDGEILKSCADANCPTENIVELANGCICCTVADDFIPAMEQLLARPVRPDHIVIETSGLALPKPLLKAFDWPEIRSRITVDGVIALADAEAVAAGRFAPDPAAVDAQRAADDNLDHETPLSEVFEDQIACADIVLLTKADLAGAEGIKAAKAVIAAEMPREVPMLPIVDGAIDARVILGLEAAAEDDLASRPSHHDGEDEHEHNDFNSVVIDLPEIADVDALIASIKGLAREQNVLRAKGYIAVEGKPMRLLVQSVGERVRHQFDMPWGARARQSKLVVIGEHGDIDEAAIRARLGV comes from the coding sequence ATGACCACGCTCGCCAAGGTTCCGGTCACCGTCGTGACCGGCTTTCTCGGGTCCGGCAAGACGACGCTGATCCAGCATCTGATCCGCAATGCCAACGGCAAGAAGCTCGCCGTGCTGGTGAACGAGTTCGGCAGCGAAGGCGTCGACGGCGAGATCCTGAAGTCGTGTGCCGACGCCAATTGCCCGACCGAGAACATCGTCGAGCTCGCCAACGGCTGCATCTGCTGCACCGTCGCCGACGACTTCATCCCGGCGATGGAGCAATTGCTCGCACGCCCTGTGCGGCCCGATCACATCGTGATCGAGACATCCGGCCTTGCCTTGCCGAAGCCGCTGCTGAAAGCGTTCGACTGGCCGGAGATCCGTTCGCGGATCACGGTCGACGGCGTGATCGCGCTGGCCGATGCCGAGGCCGTTGCCGCCGGCCGCTTTGCGCCTGACCCGGCCGCGGTTGATGCGCAGCGCGCCGCAGACGACAACCTCGACCACGAGACGCCGCTGTCCGAAGTGTTCGAGGACCAGATCGCCTGTGCCGACATCGTATTGCTGACCAAGGCCGATCTCGCCGGAGCCGAGGGGATCAAAGCGGCTAAGGCGGTAATTGCGGCCGAGATGCCGCGCGAGGTGCCGATGTTGCCCATCGTCGACGGTGCGATCGATGCCCGCGTGATCCTGGGCCTCGAAGCTGCGGCAGAGGACGACCTCGCGTCGCGGCCGTCCCATCATGACGGTGAGGACGAACACGAGCACAACGACTTCAATTCCGTGGTGATCGATCTTCCGGAGATCGCGGATGTCGATGCGCTGATCGCGTCGATCAAGGGGCTGGCACGCGAGCAGAACGTGCTGCGCGCCAAGGGCTACATCGCGGTCGAAGGCAAGCCGATGCGGTTGCTGGTGCAATCGGTCGGCGAGCGGGTGCGGCATCAGTTCGACATGCCCTGGGGCGCGCGGGCGCGGCAGTCAAAGCTCGTCGTGATCGGCGAACACGGCGACATCGACGAAGCCGCGATCAGGGCGCGACTAGGTGTCTGA